In Uranotaenia lowii strain MFRU-FL chromosome 2, ASM2978415v1, whole genome shotgun sequence, one genomic interval encodes:
- the LOC129749379 gene encoding titin-like, translating to MKVFVVLSMALAIASAAAVDESAKKDKRGLWEFGSYENHHSVESDNYNHHHFDHLGHKEVKKVTTITKKVPVPYPVEVEKHVAVPVKVLYPVEVEKKVPVIVEKKIPYVVEKKVPYHVDRPVPYPVEVKVPVVHKEYVEVPKPYAVHVEKPVPVYIQKPVYVEKHVPVTIKVKEHHHEKKGWGLF from the exons ATGAAG GTGTTCGTTGTGTTGTCCATGGCTTTGGCCATTGCATCAGCAGCCGCAGTTGACGAGTCCGCCAAGAAGGACAAACGTGGCCTGTGGGAGTTTGGATCGTACGAAAACCATCACAGTGTGGAATCGGACAACTACAATCATCATCACTTCGATCATTTGGGTCACAAGGAAGTCAAGAAGGTGACAACGATCACCAAGAAAGTCCCAGTGCCATACCCAGTGGAGGTCGAGAAGCATGTGGCCGTTCCAGTGAAGGTTCTCTACCCGGTCGAGGTCGAGAAGAAGGTCCCAGTGATCGTTGAGAAGAAGATTCCTTATGTCGTCGAAAAGAAGGTTCCATACCACGTCGATCGTCCAGTCCCATACCCAGTTGAGGTCAAAGTGCCAGTTGTCCACAAGGAGTACGTCGAAGTGCCGAAACCGTACGCAGTTCATGTCGAGAAACCCGTCCCGGTCTACATCCAGAAGCCAGTTTACGTCGAGAAGCACGTTCCGGTGACCATCAAGGTTAAGGAACATCATCACGAGAAGAAGGGCTGGggactgttttaa